The Populus alba chromosome 4, ASM523922v2, whole genome shotgun sequence genome contains a region encoding:
- the LOC118053598 gene encoding uncharacterized protein has protein sequence MPFFSRGDDDQVDDYDEYDPTPYGGGYDIALTYGRPFPPSDETCYPISSTSGEIDYDRPNYSSYSEPSAYADEALETEYSSYARPKPRPGSTYGEPQPAYGFQPGMNRPGLEYESDGYVKPASEEYGRRPESEYGSGGYGKPQSEEYGSGYGRRPENEYESGGHVRPSEYGSGYGRRQESEYGSGNERPQSEEYGSGYGRRPEGEYESGRYEKPSEYGTGYGRRKESEYGSGYEKPQSDEYGSGYGRRPDSEYGSGYDKPTEYGSGYGRKSETEYGSGYEKPSEYGGGTVEYGSGYGRRPGSENEGSGSEYGSRYGRKESYGEEGEGHGGRSQYKKPSYGDDSPKRSSYARQEEGGEYERPSYGSRRSDEDNEDRHSKYRDGGEEGYGRKKYGDDNSDDDAEKKHHYHHHRKNYDDE, from the exons atgccGTTCTTTTCTCGAGGTGATGATGACCAGGTAGACGATTACGATGAGTACGATCCCACCCCATACGGTGGTGGATACGACATTGCCTTAACGTACGGTCGCCCATTCCCACCGTCCGATGAGACCTGCTATCCAATCAGCTCAACCTCCGGTGAAATTGACTACGATCGCCCCAATTACTCCTCTTACTCTGAGCCATCTGCTTACGCTGATGAAGCTCTTGAAACTGAATACAGCAGCTATGCTCGTCCCAAGCCCCGACCTGGATCCACTTATGGTGAACCTCAACCGGCATACGGTTTCCAGCCTGGAATGAATAGGCCCGGATTGGAGTATGAGTCTGATGGCTATGTGAAGCCGGCCAGTGAGGAATATGGAAGGAGACCCGAATCTGAATATGGGTCTGGTGGGTATGGCAAGCCTCAAAGTGAAGAATATGGATCTGGGTATGGAAGGAGACCCGAAAATGAATATGAGTCTGGTGGGCATGTGAGGCCAAGCGAGTACGGGTCTGGTTATGGGCGCAGACAAGAATCGGAGTACGGGTCTGGGAATGAGAGGCCACAGAGTGAGGAATATGGATCTGGGTATGGAAGGAGACCCGAGGGCGAATATGAGTCTGGTAGGTATGAGAAGCCGAGCGAGTATGGGACTGGCTATGGGCGCAGAAAAGAATCGGAGTACGGGTCTGGGTATGAGAAGCCACAGAGTGATGAATATGGATCTGGGTATGGCAGGAGACCGGACTCTGAATATGGGTCTGGATATGATAAGCCAACTGAGTATGGGTCGGGTTATGGTAGGAAATCCGAAACTGAATATGGATCTGGGTATGAGAAGCCCAGCGAATATGGAGGGGGGACTGTGGAATACGGATCCGGGTATGGGAGGAGGCCAGGATCCGAAAATGAAGGAAGTGGGTCAGAGTATGGTTCTCGGTATGGGAGGAAGGAGAGTTATGGGGAAGAGGGAGAAGGGCATGGGGGAAGGAGCCAATATAAGAAGCCAAGTTATGGAGATGATTCACCTAAGAGGTCTAGTTATGCGAGACAGGAGGAAGGAGGAGAGTATGAGAGGCCTTCTTATGGGAGTCGTCGTAGTGATGAGGACAACGAGGATCGTCATAGTAAGTATCGTGATGGTGGTGAAGAGGGCTATGGCCGCAAGAAATAT GGAGATGACAATTCTGATGATGATGCGGAGAAGAAGCaccactaccaccaccaccgaaagaaCTATGATGATGAGTGA